In a genomic window of Thunnus thynnus chromosome 16, fThuThy2.1, whole genome shotgun sequence:
- the LOC137200388 gene encoding cleavage and polyadenylation specificity factor subunit 3 — MATKRKIEVIVPAEESDQLLIRPLGAGQEVGRSCIILEFKGRKIMLDCGIHPGLEGMDALPYIDLIDPAEIDLLLISHFHLDHCGALPWFLQKTSFKGRTFMTHATKAIYRWLLSDYVKVSNISADDMLYTETDLEESMDKIETINFHEVKEVAGIKFWCYHAGHVLGAAMFMIEIAGVKLLYTGDFSRQEDRHLMAAEIPSVKPDILIIESTYGTHIHEKREEREARFCNTVHDIVNREGRCLIPVFALGRAQELLLILDEYWQNHPELHDIPIYYASSLAKKCMAVYQTYVNAMNDKIRKAININNPFVFKHISNLKSMDHFDDIGPSVVMASPGMMQSGLSRELFESWCTDKRNGVIIAGYCVEGTLAKHIMSEPEEITTMSGQKLQLKMSVDYISFSAHTDYQQTSEFIRALKPPHVILVHGEQNEMARLKAALIREYEDNDQVHIEVHNPRNTEAVTLNFRGEKLAKVMGSLADKKCAQGQRVSGILVKKNFNYHILNPSDLSTYTELAMSTVKQTQAIPFTGPYSLLVCHLRNLTGDVEELDGTEKNTLRIFKSITLIHEVGMVLLEWIANPLNDMYADAVTTVVLEVQSNPKAQKVMETQSAIMDMDVFQARLEVMLQDMFGEEFVDFSDGKNISVTVDGKTVHICLETRSVCCEDDCTEDDSLREMVELAVQRLYDALNPVI, encoded by the exons ATGGCTACAAAACGCAAAATAGAGGTGATCGTCCCCGCAGAGGAGAGTGACCAGCTCCTCATCCGTCCGCT GGGTGCTGGTCAGGAGGTTGGGAGGTCATGCATCATCCTGGAGTTCAAAGGAAGGAAAATCATG CTGGACTGTGGCATCCACCCTGGCCTGGAGGGAATGGATGCTCTCCCCTACATAGACTTGATTGACCCTGCAGAGATAGACCTGCTGCTCATCAGCCA TTTCCACCTGGATCACTGTGGAGCTCTACCCTGGTTCCTCCAGAAGACCAGCTTCAAAGGCCGGACCTTCATGACTCATGCCACTAAGGCCATCTACCGCTGGCTACTGTCAGACTACGTCAAAGTCAG CAACATTTCTGCAGATGACATGCTGTACACTGAGACTGACCTGGAAGAGAGCATGGATAAGATTGAGACCATCAACTTTCACGAGGTCAAGGAGGTGGCGGGAATCAAGTTCTGGTGCTACCACGCCGGTCATGTGCTGGGAGCTGCCATGTTCATGATTGAAATAGCGGGAGTCAAG CTGCTGTACACAGGAGACTTCTCCCGACAAGAAGACAGGCATCTGATGGCAGCTGAGATCCCCAGTGTCAAACCTGACATCTTAATCATA GAGTCGACCTACGGCACGCACATCCACGAGAAGAGGGAGGAGCGTGAGGCTCGCTTCTGTAACACAGTACACGACATTGTCAACAGAGAAGGTCGCTGTTTAATCCCTGTGTTCGCCTTGGGACGGGCCCAGGAGCTGCTGCTCATCCTGG ACGAGTATTGGCAGAACCACCCTGAGCTCCATGACATCCCCATCTATTATGCTTCATCCCTGGCCAAGAAGTGCATGGCCGTGTACCAGACCTATGTCAACGCAATGAACGACAAGATCCGCAAGGCCATCAATATCAACAACCCTTTTGTCTTCAAGCACATCAGCAACCTCAAG AGCATGGATCACTTCGATGATATCGGCCCCAGTGTGGTGATGGCGTCCCCGGGTATGATGCAGAGTGGCCTCTCCAGGGAGCTCTTTGAAAGCTGGTGCACTGACAAGAGGAATGGAGTCATTATCGCTGGATACTGTGTGGAGGGCACGCTGGCCAAG CATATCATGTCTGAACCAGAGGAGATCACTACCATGTCAGGgcagaagctgcagctgaagaTGTCGGTGGACTACATCTCCTTCTCCGCCCACACGGACTACCAGCAGACCAGCGAGTTCATCAGGGCTCTAAAACCTCCGCACGTG ATCTTGGTCCACGGGGAGCAGAATGAGATGGCCCGTCTGAAGGCTGCGTTGATCAGGGAGTACGAGGATAATGACCAGGTTCACATCGAAGTCCACAACCCTCGCAACACAGAAGCTGTCACCCTCAActtcagaggagagaaactagcCAAG GTGATGGGTTCTCTGGCGGATAAGAAGTGTGCTCAGGGTCAGAGGGTGTCAGGCATACTGGTGAAGAAGAACTTCAACTACCACATCCTCAATCCATCAGACCTGTCTA CATACACGGAGTTGGCCATGAGCACAGTGAAACAGACCCAGGCCATCCCCTTCACTGGACCTTACTCGCTGCTTGTGTGCCATCTGAGGAACCTCACTG gTGACGTGGAGGAACTGGATGGAACcgagaaaaacactttgaggatcTTTAAAAGCATCACTCTGATCCATGAAGTGGGCATGGTGCTGCTGGAG tggATTGCGAATCCTCTGAATGACATGTATGCTGACGCTGTCACCACTGTAGTGTTGGAAGTTCAGTCCAACCCGAAGGCTCAGAAAG TCATGGAGACCCAGAGCGCCATTATGGACATGGACGTCTTCCAAGCACGACTAGAGGTCATGTTGCA GGACATGTTTGGAGAGGAATTTGTGGATTTCAGTGATGGTAAAAACATCTCTGTGACGGTAGATGGGAAGACGGTTCACATCTGCCTGGAAACGAGG TCGGTGTGCTGCGAGGACGACTGCACCGAGGACGACTCCCTGAGAGAGATGGTGGAGCTGGCGGTGCAGCGGCTCTATGACGCCCTCAACCCCGTCATCTGA
- the LOC137200389 gene encoding uncharacterized protein: MAELRLRFGKGANDIAHKICHRHLLETQYKQGKCATHASSLPAGVVAVDIQNGSLCGAENAAEVTVGAPRHGYTRVNAPLCAGNNAWGNGFVAEYDNYIGLKKEYSLSKEIRVQIRGRLFSRHRCQAEFRRTFCTSRTPRRYLWWRHGQVVFIRAYTGNGDRSVPLYKTKTGYYEILEVSPTATHAQIKTAYYKQSFIYHPDRNSGSDEATVRFSDINEAYTVLGNKGLRKRYDRGLLSLSDLTATAKPSAKDTAGSPAKQQAGSRRSAVTADSREGVFDFDQFFKSHYNEQLQRQRDIRIRKEDMMRKKQETMGEKKLGRMMEVGVGVLLAMAVGILISLKRG; the protein is encoded by the coding sequence ATGGCGGAGCTCAGGCTGCGTTTTGGCAAGGGAGCAAACGATATAGCGCACAAAATATGTCACCGTCACCTCCTGGAAACTCAATACAAACAAGGTAAATGTGCAACACACGCTTCGTCTCTACCTGCTGGGGTTGTGGCGGTTGACATTCAAAATGGCAGTCTGTGTGGAGCCGAAAACGCTGCAGAGGTGACCGTTGGAGCTCCACGGCACGGTTACACAAGGGTAAACGCGCCGCTCTGTGCCGGTAACAATGCATGGGGAAATGGCTTTGTCGCCGAATATGACAATTATATTGGACTTAAGAAAGAGTATTCACTTTCTAAAGAGATTCGCGTTCAAATTAGAGGAAGACTTTTCTCTCGGCACCGGTGTCAAGCCGAGTTTCGGAGGACTTTCTGCACGTCAAGGACTCCTCGTCGATACTTGTGGTGGAGACATGGACAGGTTGTTTTTATCAGGGCTTACACCGGGAATGGAGACCGCTCTGTGCCGCtttacaaaaccaaaacaggCTATTATGAAATTCTGGAGGTGTCACCCACCGCCACTCACGCCCAGATAAAAACAGCCTACTACAAGCAGTCCTTCATCTACCACCCGGACAGAAACTCCGGCAGCGACGAGGCCACTGTCCGCTTCTCGGACATCAACGAGGCCTACACCGTGCTGGGCAACAAGGGGCTGAGAAAGAGGTACGACCGGGGTCTGTTGAGTCTATCAGACCTCACTGCAACAGCTAAACCCTCCGCCAAGGACACCGCCGGGAGCCCGGCCAAGCAGCAAGCCGGGAGCCGGCGGTCTGCTGTGACTGCAGACAGCCGAGAAGGCGTCTTTGATTTCGACCAGTTCTTCAAGTCCCACTACAACgagcagctgcagagacagagagacatccGAATCCGCAAAGAGGACATGATGAGGAAGAAACAGGAGACGATGGGCGAGAAGAAGCTGGGCAGGATGATGGAGGTGGGAGTCGGGGTGCTGTTGGCGATGGCCGTGGGAATATTAATAAGCTTAAAACGAGGGTGA